Within Rothia sp. ZJ932, the genomic segment ACCTGCAAGAGGCCGAAGAAGATGGGCATTTGCACCAGAATGGGTAGGCAGGACGCGAGAGGGTTGGTGCCCTTTTCTTTGTAGAGCGCCATCTGCTCCTGCGCCATTGCCTGGCGAGAAAGCTGATCGGTCTTACCCTTGTATTTTGCCTGCAGCTTCAGCAATTCGGGCTGGAGTTCCTGCATGCCGCGCATTGATTTGATCTGCTTCAAGAACAGCGGAATGGTGAGAACACGCATAACCAAGGTTAGGACGACGATGCACAGCACCCAGTTCAAACCGGATGAGGGATCAAGACCGATGGTGGTGAAGAGGTTGTGGAAACCGGTCAGGATTAGTGAAACGATCCATTTGAAGGGCCACAGTATTGCATCAAACATTAAGTTATCTCCTACGCCAGGGGCTTATTCTGGCAGGGTTGGGTGGGTATCTGGGGGCGTGCCGTTATGAGTGAGGGGCGACGCGTTCAGGATGGTTCAAAAGTATTATTTTTGGTTCTTCGCCGGGGGTGAAAGAACGTTTGCCAGCGGGCACTGGGTCTAAACCGCCGGTTGCCCAGGGGTGGCATCGCAGTAGGCGTCTGACCGTGAGCGATAGGCCTTTGCAAGTGCCGTGAACGGTGACTGATTCTAGCCCGTAAGCTGAGCAGCTGGGGTAGTAGCGGCAGACGTTGCCGTACAGGGGTGAGACCAGCATGCGGTAGAGCTTGAGAAAAGCAGTGAGCGTGTTTTGGGGCAGACTCCACAGCGCGTGGGTAATGGAGGTGGGACGCACGAACTCGTGGGGTGCATCTTCTAATCGCTGCTCGTTGGTATCAGCGGTGCGCGGTGCGGTGCCCATGGGTAAATTAGAGCTCCTCTCGCGGCTGCGGTACGGGTGCATCTGCAGCGTCAGAGCGTGGTGCTACTGCAGTGGTTTCAGCGGGGCTGAGTTTGGCAAGGGCGCTAGCGAGCGCCGATGTGTAGTCATTATTGAGCGTTTCGTAGCTAGCTGAGGCTGCTGCTGGTAAAGCTCTTACTACAAAATAATAGCCCTCCGCGTGGGTTCTTAGCGAGTCTGCACTGATGTGGCGTAGTTTGCGCTGTACTTTATTGCGCATTACCGAGTTACCAACGGCTTTAGACACAATGAAACCCACCAGCGTTGGGGTGTGCTCTACCGGCGCGGC encodes:
- the yidD gene encoding membrane protein insertion efficiency factor YidD → MGTAPRTADTNEQRLEDAPHEFVRPTSITHALWSLPQNTLTAFLKLYRMLVSPLYGNVCRYYPSCSAYGLESVTVHGTCKGLSLTVRRLLRCHPWATGGLDPVPAGKRSFTPGEEPKIILLNHPERVAPHS
- the rnpA gene encoding ribonuclease P protein component; the encoded protein is MLAAVHRMRTRAQFAVATRTGAKVGRKTLVLYAAPVEHTPTLVGFIVSKAVGNSVMRNKVQRKLRHISADSLRTHAEGYYFVVRALPAAASASYETLNNDYTSALASALAKLSPAETTAVAPRSDAADAPVPQPREEL